A genome region from Myroides fluvii includes the following:
- a CDS encoding phosphoglycerate kinase — protein sequence MKTIDNVNFKNKKVLIRVDFNVPLNDAFEVTDTNRIEAAKPTIEKVTKDGGVAILVSHLGRPKGEKNDAYSLRHIVAKTEEVLGTKVTFVEDCIGESVKSAVEQSQPGAVILLENLRFYAEEEKGEESFAAALASFADFYINDAFGTAHRAHASTTIVAKFFPNDKCFGYLLAKEIESIDKVLHSAEKPVTAILGGSKVSSKITIIENILDKVDHMIIGGGMAFTFIKALGGSIGNSICEDDKIDLAKRIMEQAKAKNVEIHLPIDIVAADAFSAEANTQIVNVNAIPAGWQGLDVGPATLASLKKVILESKIILWNGPLGVFEMEKFANGTIELGNFIAEATKNGTFSLVGGGDSVAAVKQFGLAPKMSYVSTGGGAMLEMLEGQILPGIKAIQE from the coding sequence ATGTGAATTTTAAAAATAAAAAAGTATTAATTCGCGTTGATTTTAATGTACCTTTAAACGATGCTTTTGAAGTAACGGACACCAATCGTATCGAAGCGGCAAAGCCAACCATCGAGAAGGTAACAAAAGACGGAGGAGTGGCGATATTAGTTTCTCACCTAGGGCGTCCAAAAGGAGAGAAAAACGATGCGTATTCGCTACGTCATATTGTAGCTAAAACGGAAGAAGTTTTAGGAACTAAGGTTACATTTGTTGAGGATTGTATTGGTGAATCAGTAAAAAGTGCTGTGGAACAAAGTCAACCTGGCGCTGTTATTTTGTTGGAAAACTTGCGTTTTTACGCGGAGGAAGAAAAAGGAGAAGAGTCTTTTGCTGCTGCTTTAGCTTCATTCGCTGATTTTTACATTAATGATGCTTTTGGTACGGCGCATCGCGCACATGCTTCTACTACAATTGTGGCTAAATTCTTTCCAAATGACAAGTGTTTTGGGTATTTATTGGCCAAAGAAATTGAGAGCATTGACAAGGTGTTGCATAGTGCTGAAAAACCGGTAACTGCTATTTTAGGTGGTTCAAAAGTTTCTTCTAAAATCACGATTATCGAAAATATCTTAGATAAAGTAGATCACATGATTATTGGAGGTGGGATGGCTTTTACTTTTATCAAAGCATTGGGTGGAAGTATTGGTAATTCAATTTGTGAAGATGATAAAATCGATTTAGCCAAACGCATTATGGAACAAGCTAAAGCGAAAAATGTAGAGATTCACTTGCCAATTGATATAGTTGCTGCAGATGCGTTTTCAGCAGAGGCTAATACACAAATTGTCAATGTAAATGCAATTCCAGCTGGATGGCAAGGACTAGATGTAGGTCCTGCAACATTGGCTAGTTTGAAAAAAGTAATTTTAGAGTCAAAAATTATTTTGTGGAATGGACCTTTAGGGGTATTTGAAATGGAAAAATTTGCTAATGGGACCATTGAATTAGGAAACTTCATTGCTGAAGCTACTAAAAATGGGACATTCTCTTTAGTAGGAGGGGGTGATTCTGTTGCAGCGGTTAAGCAATTTGGTTTAGCTCCAAAGATGAGTTATGTATCGACGGGTGGAGGAGCGATGTTAGAAATGTTAGAAGGACAAATATTGCCTGGTATCAAAGCAATACAAGAATAA